Genomic segment of Synechococcus sp. A15-28:
CAGCACCATGTCCGACGGCACCATCCTCACGATCAAGCGTCCGATCACGGTGCGTGCCGTCGTGACGCCCACCTGGAAGGAGGAGGCTGAGCGCGAGATCAGCAACGGCATCGCCAACGCCGATCAGCAGCTGGCACAGCTGGAACAGGAAGGTCAGACCGTGGTGGACCAGGTGCGGCGTCAGAGCGCCAATCCCCTTGACCCACGGGTGCAGGAGCAGGTGGCCAACATCCAGCAGCAGGTGGCTGGCAAGCGATCAGAGCTTGAAGAGCAGAAGCGCAACCTGCTGCAGCAGCAGGCTCAGGTGCGTGAACTGGAGATGGACCAGATCGTGGAGCAGGGCCAGCTGGAAAGCAGCTGCGAGATCAAGCTCGGCGACAACCTGGTTCAGAAGATGCAGGTGGCGATCGTCGTCAAGGACGGCGTGATCCAGTCGATCGAAGAGGCCTGAAGCCGCTTCTCAGCTGACTCGTAAACTCCCCTGATCTGCCTTCTCGGAGACGGTTTTGGCAACCCACGACATCTTCATGCCTGCCCTTAGCTCCACCATGACGGAGGGCAAGATCGTGGAGTGGCTGAAGCAACCGGGCGACAAGGTCGGTCGGGGGGAATCTGTTCTGGTGGTGGAGTCGGATAAAGCCGACATGGATGTGGAGTCGTTTCAGGACGGCTACCTGGCCGCTGTTCTGATGCCCGCCGGCAGCACGGCCCCAGTCGGTGAAACGATCGGACTGATCGTGGAGACCGAGGCGGAGATTGCTGACGCCAAGGCGAAGGCCCCCAGCACGGCGCCTGCAGCTGCATCCCCTGCTCCCACTCCTGCCCCGGCAGCTGTGCAGGCGCCGGCCCCGACACCAGCTCCGACACCAGTCCCAGCGGCACCGGCGCCTGTTGCAGCTGCTGTTCCCCCCGCAGCGCCGGTGGCGAACGGGCGCATTGTGGCCAGCCCCCGCGCCAAGAAGTTGGCCACCCAGATGGGTGTGGACCTCAGCACCGTGCGCGGCAGCGGTCCCCACGGCCGTATCCAGGCTGAGGACGTGCAACAAGCAGGCGGACAGCCCATCTCTGTCCCCAGGGTTGCCGAGGGTGCCGCCCCCGCTCTTTCCAGCAGCGCAGTCCCAGCTGCTGCAGCTCCCAGTGCACCGGCGGGCAACAGCTTCGGGCGTCCCGGCGACACCGTTGCCTTCAACACCCTTCAGGCTGCGGTGAACCGGAACATGGAGGCGAGCCTCGCTGTTCCTTGTTTCCGAGTCGGTTACACCATCACCACCGACAAGCTGGATGCGTTCTCCAAGTTGGTGAAACCCAAGGACGTCACGATGACGGCGTTGCTGGCCAAGGCCGTTGCCGTCACCCTGGCGCGCCACCCTCAGGTGAATGCCGCCACCACCGCGGCCGGCATGGCCTACCCCGCTGATGTGAACGTGGC
This window contains:
- a CDS encoding dihydrolipoamide acetyltransferase family protein; protein product: MATHDIFMPALSSTMTEGKIVEWLKQPGDKVGRGESVLVVESDKADMDVESFQDGYLAAVLMPAGSTAPVGETIGLIVETEAEIADAKAKAPSTAPAAASPAPTPAPAAVQAPAPTPAPTPVPAAPAPVAAAVPPAAPVANGRIVASPRAKKLATQMGVDLSTVRGSGPHGRIQAEDVQQAGGQPISVPRVAEGAAPALSSSAVPAAAAPSAPAGNSFGRPGDTVAFNTLQAAVNRNMEASLAVPCFRVGYTITTDKLDAFSKLVKPKDVTMTALLAKAVAVTLARHPQVNAATTAAGMAYPADVNVAIAVAMEDGGLITPVLRNADRTDLYEMSRQWKDLVKRSRSKQLQPEEYSTGTFTLSNLGMFGVDRFDAILPPGTGAILAVAASRPTVVAGKDGSIAVKQQMQVNLTADHRVIYGADGAAFLKDLAELIEHRPESLAL
- a CDS encoding YlqD family protein, with product MSDGTILTIKRPITVRAVVTPTWKEEAEREISNGIANADQQLAQLEQEGQTVVDQVRRQSANPLDPRVQEQVANIQQQVAGKRSELEEQKRNLLQQQAQVRELEMDQIVEQGQLESSCEIKLGDNLVQKMQVAIVVKDGVIQSIEEA